Genomic window (Paenibacillus sp. PK3_47):
CTTGTATCCTGGTACCTGGAGCGTATTGGCTCACTGGATAAAGAGGGTCCCTCCATTAACGCGATCGTCAATGTCAATCCCCGGGCGCTTGAGGAAGCCGAAGCACTGGACCGCTATCTGAAAGCAAACGGACAGCTAAAAGGGAAGCTGCACGGCGTTCCTGTTCTCGTCAAGGATCAGGCGGAGACAGCCGGCATCCCTACGACTTTCGGAAGCAAGGCGTTTCATAATTATATCCCCGAGCAGGACGCTACGCTGATCACCCGTCTGCGCGAGGCAGGGGCCGTCATTCTGGCCAAGACCTCTATGTGCGATTTCGCGGCAGGCTGGTTCTCATTCTCCTCCGAAACGGAGCATACCCGCAACCCCTATGCGGGAGAGCGGGAGACCGGCGGATCAAGTGCAGGCACAAGCGCAGGGATCGCCGCCAATTTCGGCCTTGTCGGAATCGGGGAAGATACGGGCGGTTCCATCCGTCTTCCCTCCTCCTTCAACAATCTGTTCGGTCTGCGGGTGACGACGGGCCTCGTCAGCCGCGCGGGCTTCTCTCCGCTCGTTCATTTTCAGGATACTCCGGGCCCGATTGGCCGTACCGTAAGAGATACAGCCCGGCTCCTGGATGTTATAGCAGGCTATGATCCGAATGACAGCTTCACCGCCGCAGCCGTTCAATCTGAAGAGATCGGACATTATGAGGACATGCTGGAATCTGCAGACCTTACAGGCAAAAGAATCGGAATCCTGCGGGAAGCGTTCGGTCCGGACAGTGACCCGGACTGTGAACCGGTTAACCGCCAGGTATCCGAAGCGATAGAGCGCCTCCGTTCCCTCGGTGCAGAAATCGTAGAGGACGTAACGATACCGGATTTGCAGGAGTATTTGGCTGAAACTTCATTGTATGCCATGCAGTCAAAGTTCGATATTGATAACTTTTTAAGTAAACGTCCGGATGCGCCGCTCCACTCCTTCATGGAAGTGTATGAATCGAACGGCTTTCATGAATTAAACGACCTGTTCCACGACATCGCGGCAGGGCCTGACGATCCGGCCGAATCGCCGGATTATTACCGCCAGCGGTTGGCACAGGAGGAATTCCGGCGGGCTATTCTGGGCGTATTCGCCAAGCATTCACTGGATACGATCATCTATCCCGCGGTACGGGTTCTTCCGCCGACAAGGGAAGCTCTTGCCGCCGGCAAGTGGACCTGTCTGACCTTTCCGACGAATACGGTTATCGCTTCACAGTCCATCCTGCCTTCACTCTCGGTCCCTGCCGGATTAACGGAGGACGGAATTCCGGTCGGATTGGAGATGCTTGGCCTGCCTTTTAAAGAAGGCAAGCTGCTGCAGCTGGGATATGCTTATGAGCAGGCTGTCCAGCCGCGTCAGGCTCCGGTTTTGGCAGACCGCCTTTTAAGTAAATAAAACAGCAAAACGGACCGCGAGGGCCGTCCAATTCCAAAAAGTACAAGCAGAGGTGAACTCCATGCAGCAAGAAATCGATATCAACTGTGATCTTGGGGAGAGCTTCGGCGTATACCGCTACGGTGCTGACCATGAATTATTCCCTCTGGCCAGTTCAGTGAATGTAGCCTGCGGCTTCCACGCCGGTGACCCGCGGATTATGCGGGAGACCATTGAAGCAGCCGCAGCATTTCACGTAAAAATCGGAGCACATGTAGGCTTTCCCGACCGGCTCGGGTTTGGCCGCCGGATGATGGATATAAGCCCGGAAGATGCCTATGACTATTGCCTGTACCAAATGGGAGCCCTGGAAGCCTTTCTGAAGGCTGCCCGGCTTCCGATGTCCCATCTTAAGCTTCATGGGGCCTTCTACATGATGGCGGCCGTCCGTTCTGATGTGGCAGGCGCGGTCGTCCAGGCCGTGCTGCGGTTTAACCCGCAGCTGGCTGTGTACACTCTCCCGGATTCGGAGCTGGCCGTTCAAGCCGCCGGTGCAGGTCTTACTGTTGTAAATGAAATTTTTGCCGACCGTCCTTACGATGCGGACGGGGTAAAGATGTTCGGCTGGACCCTTCAGGAAGTAGGCGGGCTTCAGGAGATCGGCAGCCGGGTCCTCCGGCAACTGCAGGATAACCGTAATGCCGGGCCAAGCGGCCGGGTTGGTACGATTTGCGTCCATAGCGATACACCGGATTCACCGGCAATCGTCAGGCATGTCCGCAGCGTTCTTGAGCAGGCAGGCTGGACCATCGGTAAGGCGGCGGCAGCGGCAGCAGCAACGGATCTTCGTCCATAACCGGATACTCTCCCGGCAAAAAAAGCCTCTTTCAGAGGCTCAGGCTGTCGAGAAAGCCTTGACAGTCTTATCTGTGTGATTTTATTTCATATGACACCGCGATAACAATTTCCGGCTCCAATCCATTGCCTTACGCGCACCAGAACCTATTAATTACTTGGCAATATTAAAGCTAACGGACAGGAGGTCCGTTATTTTGCGCAGAAGGTGTGTTTTGAAATTCTAACGGACCCTGGATCCGTTATTTCATCCGAATGGGCGTTATTTATCCAGCCTTTGGCAGATTAAAGGAACTACGGTCCGTTAGCAGCGAAAACGGGGCGAACTCCGGCAAATAACGGACTCAGGGTCCGTCCCTCGTATTTAAGGGGTTTTCTCACGAATACTCACTCATTCGCAGGATTTCATCGTCATGAAACGGTGGAGATGGTTGGTTTGTGGTGGAGGTTGAGCCGTTAGTCTGCTGGCGGGCATGCAGGAACAGAAGCAACGCATGACGTGCTTTTTGAGACATCGATTCCTGCACACTCCACTTGGCCCACGGAGGTTCACCCTCCCAGATCTCAACGGGTCTATGCCCTTACATTCCTTCGTTACACCTGTCCATGGCGTGGAGACCGATAGCGTTTAGTTAACGGGTCAAAGCCCTTCCGGACCGCGTATTCGGTTCTCTTTGTGCACGTTATGCTGTACAATCCTGCGAATAAGTCAATGCCCGTGGTTCGGATTTACGCGGCAGCCGGGGCTGGAAGTGGACTGCGGTAGGTTTCTTCTCGCTGCACCATGCCAATCAGAATGCGGGCCAACTTGCCAATCAGCTTAAACAGCGAAGCCTGTTTCTTCATCCCTCGCGCCTGGTTGTTCGCATGCCACCGCTTGAAATCAGGATTTTGCCGCACCAGGCCCAGCATCCCCCAGTATAAATGTTTACGGAGCATACTGTCGCCACGCTTGGAGAGCTTGATTTGCCCTTTGAATTTACCAGAGGTGCACTCGGCCAGATTCAGGCCGGCTCGTCGCAATAATTGCTTGCCATGCGCATAGAGGCGCAGGTCGCCAGCCGAGGCCAGGACGGCTGCCAGCGTCATGTTTCCAAGCCCGCAGATGCTCCGTAGTTGCTCGGCCAAGGGGATTTCCGTCAAGACCGATTGGATGGCCTCATCCATTTCACCTAGCATAGCGCTCACGTACTCGTAGGTTTGAAGCAGGCGGCAGCTGTCTTGCCGGGCTTCTTCCGTTGCCCTTGTATCCCCAATGCTTCGCTTTGCTGCTGCCAGCAAGGCTGCTGCCTTCGCTCTGCCGCTGACACCGGAGGCACGCTTCATCCCTTGTTCGCGCCAATGGTCAATGACTTCGTCGACGCTCAGTCTCTTTAGGTCGCACGGCAATGGACAAGCGCGGAGTGATGCCAGCGACCGAAGCACCGTCCAGTCCGGGAAGACTTGGCGGAATTCCGGAAAGTACAGGTCAATCCAGCGGACGATCCGGTTACCCAGACTTGTCAGTTGCTTCACCCAGTATTCTCTGTCGCTCATCAGTGTCTTTAGCCGCTCAAACGCTGCGGCCTGAGTCACGTAGTCTGTATAATACCCTCGGCTGACGACGTCTGCAATGACAAGCGCATCCTTTGGATCGTTCTTGGATGGGCTATTGTCCCGATTTTCCTTATTGCGGTGAGTCGTTACGGGATTAACCAGTACCACCTCAATCCCTTGCTGAAGCAGCCAATTCGCGAGGTTAAACCAGTAATGTCCGGTGGGCTCCAGACCGATGAGGAGGGACGTCAGCCGATGTTTTGACTGAACCTCTTTGACCCAGCGCAAGAGTTTCTCAAAGCCTTCCAGCGTGTTTGGAAAAGACAGGTGACGCGGAGTCAGGGAACGTCCACGAAAGTCAGTCATTTGTGCGGCATGCGTATCCTTAGCGATATCGATTCCGACCACGGCATGTTGCATAGTAATTCGTCAATACGTTGATTCGTTGTATGGTTTCGGTTAGACTTCATAGTAAGCGCCTCCTGATGGGTTTTGGGCTTCGGACCCCTTATACCCCCATCATACGAGGCGCCCTTGTTTTTGTCTAAGCCAAAAACTTAGCGTTTACAGGAATGTTTAGCGAGCGAAAGGGGAGGGGGCAACTAACGGATGAAGCGTCCTAATCATTGAGATTCGCGCCCAGCAGCCTTTCATCCCTGCCCAAATATTTTAGCGGCGCACTTTGGCCGGAGTGCAAACTATGTCCTATTTACTGACCAAGCCCGGCGCCCACGCCGACGGATGCACAAGTCTTGCACGGACTGCCACATGTCAGGGAACAGGTGCGGTTAACGGCAGCTGTGCCGGACATGAAGAAAAGGTTAATCCAGCTGAATCGCGGGAAAAACGGCCTTATTTCATCGTTCCCGGCACGTACAGCCATGGAAACATAGAAAAGAAACCCAGGCCATTAAATGAGCTGGGTTTCTCAACACTCTGAGCCTCTTTTCAGAGGCTTTTTACAGTTAAACGTCTGATATATGGCGGTTAATTATTGCTGTCTGTCAGCACTTTTTCAAACACCGGAAAGCTTGCCGTACGGCCCGGAAAAAAGATCTCGCCTCTCTTTTCATAACCAAGGTTCGGATAGATCGCCAGCGCTCTTGTATTTCTTGCATATGTATCCATCCGGATGCTTGTATATCCTGCCAGGCGCGCGTGCTCCTCGGCAAAAGCGATAAGCTTGCGGGCAATGCCCTTCCCCTGTACCTCAGGGTGAACCGCCAGACGGTGCATGACCAGATGCGGCCCCTGCTCCTGTGTCCACTTGATGTCACGGTACTGCTCCGACTGGTTCTCATCCAGTACAAGAATACCTGCGATCGCCCCGTTGTCCACATAGGCATATAATGTACCATTCTCTATATCTGAACTGATAATTTCCTGGTTTGGATAGCTGTCATCCCACTGATCGCTGCCGCCGGCCTGCATGACTTGTACACATTTGGCAATCAGCTCCATGATCTCTCCGACTTCTTCTCTCTGTGCTTTGCGAATCTCATTCCCGCTCATGTGTATCCTCCAACGTTCTGTAGACTTGTGAATCCGTTAAAGATTCTGTATTGAAGTCTACCATATCCGGAGGCACAACCGGAAGTGTGGAGGTTATGGAAACGGAAGGGAGGCTGCATCAGCTCCAGCGGAGCCTGCTTCCTGTGCTGAGCAGGCCCCCTAATGGGCAGGGACCGGAAGAAACAGGGGCATTCCTTTCCTGCCTGTAACTCTTGAAAATCCCCTTCATTATATACCGGTTAGCGGCGTGGCTCAGCCCAGCTCCAGCTTATGCCCGTCCTCGAAGCCCTTGGCGAAACCGGCGTCGAACCCCACGTTGTATGCTTCGGTGTAGCCCTGCTGAAAGGCGTCGCCCGGCGGAGTTTCCGGAGGAACGCCAAGATCCGGGGGGAGCTGAACGACCTGCTGAACAGGCACCGGAGGGATTTCTATGACCGGCACCACCTCTACCGGCGCTTGAACCAGCTGAACGCTCTTCACTGGCGGGGGCAGAATTCTTCTTTTTTTGCGGATGATGATATACTTCCGGGTTCTTCTGGAACGCACCTTACGGGCTTTGCGGCCTTTGTGGATCTTACGGGCTTTTGGGCCGTATGGTTTACGTACTCTGGCCTTGCGCACCAGCAGCAGTGTACGCCGTCTCCGGGTGGCGCCGCCGGTACGCTTGATGATTTTCTTCCTCTTCATTCTTCGACTCCTCCTGTACTCCATGTACTTCTTGCGCTTTTTGCGGTGCCGTCTGCACACGTCTTGCTCAGCCATGGCGCAGCAGGAATTCCCTGTTTGGGCTGATGCAGGGAAATACCGGTCATCATCCGGCACATGGCGCTTTGATACTGGCTCAGGATACGGATATTGTCGCTAAGCTTGCGGGCTGTCAGCTCCGATTGCCCCGTAATTTCGGCGATGCTCTCCAAGATCGCTGCGAGTGCGGCCTGGCTGCGGGCAATGGAGCGGATCATCTCCAGCTTTACGGCATGTTCGGAGAGGAGCCCGCCGCTCATTTGTCGTCGTCCCCGAAACTGAAGCCTTCGCCGCTCATATCGCCAAAGCCGTCCCCGCCTCCGTCTTCACCGCTGCCCAGCACTGCTTTTAAGTTACTGTACAGCCCGTTTTCCAGCTTGGTTAACCCCTCCACCATCTCCACAATGACCTCATGAATGGATATGGTCTGCTTCAACTGATCTTCATGGGAGTCGAACGCTCTAGCGTGGATATGATGCTGCGTCCACTGCTTCACCTTTTCCGCTTCCACCGCCTTGGCTTCGAGAATCATCGCGATGTTCCACTGGATAGTAGCGGTCGACTCCAGCATTTGCAGATAAGCTTTTTCCCTGCTCATCTCTCGCCTCCTGCTCTTCTAAGCGCTACTCTTCTTCCTGGCCGTCCAGTTCCTTGATGACCCTGCCTACCCCTTCAGCCATCGCTTCTTCCAGATCAGCCAGCGCGTTCAAGTAAGCTATAATATTCTTGTTAACCTGACCTGAGCTTTCCACGAGCTCGCTGAATCCGCCAAAATCAGGATCGGTATCCGGCAGATCGTGGACGATTTGCGACATACGGACGGCAACGTGGCGTTCGGCGTCAAGAATCCGTGCCATCTGTTCGTGCGTATGGGCCATGTGCTGCAGGATTTTTGTTATTTTATTCTGCACCTTCATGTCTCCTTTGCTCAAACGCCCTGCTACAGCATATGCGGCTAACGCCTTGGCGGTGCAGGCTGATATTAGAATGGGGGACCGGGTTAGCCGGCGGCGGCGGAATCAACGGAACTTTTACCGTTGATTTGGCCGGTTTAGCTGGAAGCAGCAATTTCAAAGGTACTTTTACCGTTGATTTGTCCGGTTTAGCCGGCGGCGACGGAATCAACGGGACTTTTACCGTTGATTTGTCCGGTTTGGCCGGCGGCGGCGGAATCAACGGGACTTTTACCGTTGATTTGGCCGGTTTAGCCGGCGGCGACGGAATCAACGGGACTTTTACCGTTGATTTGTCCGGTTTAGCCGGCGGCGACGGAATCAACGGGACTTTTACCGTTGATTTGGCCGGTTTGGCCGGCGGCGGCGGAATCAACGGGACTTTTACCGTTGATTTGTCCGGCTTGGCCGGCGGTGGGGGATTCAACGGGAGTTTTACCGTTGGTTTGGCCGGCGGCAGCCTTTCGCCCGCATACAGCAAATTCAAAGGTACAATTACCTCTCATTCCCACCTTTCACCCCACAATTGCCCGCATTCAATATTGTCAGAAGCACGCCTGTCCTCCCCTTCACGGAAAAAACGCCGCCCTAAGGCAGCGTATCTTTCAGCTTTTCTCCGGCCTCGAATAAGGATTGGAAGGTTCCCGCGTCGCTCCACCATTCCTGCAGCACGTCATAGGTCAGCTTGCGGTCGGCGGCATAAATGTTGTTCACATCGGTAATTTCCAGCTCCCCTCTCTGGGAGGGCGAGACCCGGCGGATAATATCGAATACAGCTTCGTCATACATATAAATGCCGGTTACGCAGTAATCAGTCTTGGGCTGCTCCGGCTTCTCTTCAATATAGGCGATCAGGGATGAATCCTCGCTGTCGAACACCGGAACACCGTATCTTCTTGCATCCTCCACCGGTTTCAGCAGTACCTTGGCCGTCCCCTGAGGCTGCTGCAGATAACTGTCCACATAAGGTGTCAGATCATCCATAAAAAGATTATCACCAAGCAGCACGACAAACCGTTCCCCCGGGGGAATGAACCCCTCCGCCAGCTCCAGCGCTTCAGCGATGCCTCCTGCGGCCTCCTGGATTTTATAAGTCAGAGACACGCCAAATTCCGCACCGCTGCCCAAAAAATCCGTATACTGCCCCGCAGACTGCTTGCTGATGACCAGGAGAATATCGGTTATGCCCCCCCGGCGCAGCCGGTCTATACCGTAACACACCATAGGATATTTGCCGACCGGAAGCAAATGTTTGTTCATAAGCCGGGTCAGCGGATAAAGCCTTGTTCCAGTCCCGCCCGCCAGTATGACTCCTTTCACTTACTTTCCTCCTCTTTGTCTGTGTCTTAAGCCACCCGGGCAATATTGATCAGAAGTACTGCAACGGATCCACTCTCCACTTTTCCATAAAAATACTGCGGTTGCGCTCCACAAGCTCCCGGAGTCCGGAGGCGTATACTTCCTTGAAGCTGGCGCTTCCTTCATGATGCACCAGACAGTCCCCTGCAATCAGCAGCCGGTAGCCGCGCAGCCGGGCACGGTAACAGTAGTCGTCGTCTTCGTAATGCCCCGGCGAAAACCGTTCGTCAAGCAGACCTATGGCGTTCAAGAGTTCTCTTTTGAACAGAAAACAGAGCCCTACCAGCCGCCCCGTCTCCATCCATTTCGCGGGATCCGGAATATTCACCCTCTGTGCTTCAGCATGGAAACCGGGCATATCGCTGTAAGCCACCTGTACCTGCTGCCGGCCGCTGGCGTAGTTCGTCAAAGGGCCGACGATGCCGATATCCGGGGCGCTGTAGAGTGCTGATTTCAGATTGGACAACCAGCCCTGCGAGACGATCACGTCATTGTTCAGCAGCAGCAGTTCATCACCCGAAGCCATCTGCAGCCCCATATTGCAGGCTGCCGGAAAGCCGCAATTCACCGGCAGCGAGATAAAAGGAATACCGTTGATCCGGCAGTACTCGCCGGTACCGTCAGTCGAGGCATTATCGATCACTATAATTTCATAAGGAGTGTCTGTGTATGTCCGAATGGCCTCAATACAGGAGTGAAGCAGCTTCAGCCCGTTGTAGGTTGGAATAATGATACTGGTCAGTGTCATAGCCCGTTCCTCCAGTCGGCCATTTGCGCGCGCTGCCTCAGCAGCTGCTCCCCGGTGACAAATCCGGAAATCTCCCGCTCTGCAAAATAAGCCCCGAGCGCTTCAGCGTGGTCGCCGGCAATCAGCTGCGCCACCGCATTGCCTGCTCCTGTATTTTCTTTACGCAGCCGGTTATGCTTGATGACATTTACGCTTGCTGCCTTTTCTACGCGCAGGCCTTTTAGAATCGAGATAGCCTGCGCTTTGGGAGGAACCATCAGCTCCCGGCAGCCAATGGCGCTCAGCGCCTGGCGGGAGAGCGCATGCGGAACTGCCGTCATGGAGCTGGCGCCCAGATCACTGCGTCCCAGCACCATATTCAGATACATTTTATAGCGGCTGACATCATCGCTTGCACCGAATGGCGGAAGAAGATTATCCAGATCATTCAGCGCAACATCAACCCCTTTGTCTACGGCAGCGGCAAAAGCAGCCAGCTTGCCGGCCGGAATGGCCATGTCCCCGTCCAGGAAAAGGAGGATGTCCCCACGGCTAACCTTGGCGCCCATCGCACGCCCTACATCATGGCCGGCGGATTGCGGGCAATGCATAATGATTGCCCGGCTGCACATTCTGGCACACTGAAAGCTGTTGTCCGTGCAGCCGTTAAGCACCACAATGATCTCTGCAGGATTCAGCAGTTCTACCTGCTTCAGCAGGGCAGGAAGCGTAGAAGCTTCATTCCTGGCGGAGATGATCACGGACAGTGTACCGCGCAGTCCGGGACCAAACCGCACCGGATTAGACCCGGAAGAAGACTTGGCAGGTAAGGGCCGGGC
Coding sequences:
- a CDS encoding nucleoside-diphosphate sugar epimerase, with protein sequence MQNKITKILQHMAHTHEQMARILDAERHVAVRMSQIVHDLPDTDPDFGGFSELVESSGQVNKNIIAYLNALADLEEAMAEGVGRVIKELDGQEEE
- a CDS encoding GNAT family N-acetyltransferase produces the protein MSGNEIRKAQREEVGEIMELIAKCVQVMQAGGSDQWDDSYPNQEIISSDIENGTLYAYVDNGAIAGILVLDENQSEQYRDIKWTQEQGPHLVMHRLAVHPEVQGKGIARKLIAFAEEHARLAGYTSIRMDTYARNTRALAIYPNLGYEKRGEIFFPGRTASFPVFEKVLTDSNN
- a CDS encoding glycosyltransferase family 2 protein; translation: MTLTSIIIPTYNGLKLLHSCIEAIRTYTDTPYEIIVIDNASTDGTGEYCRINGIPFISLPVNCGFPAACNMGLQMASGDELLLLNNDVIVSQGWLSNLKSALYSAPDIGIVGPLTNYASGRQQVQVAYSDMPGFHAEAQRVNIPDPAKWMETGRLVGLCFLFKRELLNAIGLLDERFSPGHYEDDDYCYRARLRGYRLLIAGDCLVHHEGSASFKEVYASGLRELVERNRSIFMEKWRVDPLQYF
- a CDS encoding 5-oxoprolinase subunit PxpA; translation: MQQEIDINCDLGESFGVYRYGADHELFPLASSVNVACGFHAGDPRIMRETIEAAAAFHVKIGAHVGFPDRLGFGRRMMDISPEDAYDYCLYQMGALEAFLKAARLPMSHLKLHGAFYMMAAVRSDVAGAVVQAVLRFNPQLAVYTLPDSELAVQAAGAGLTVVNEIFADRPYDADGVKMFGWTLQEVGGLQEIGSRVLRQLQDNRNAGPSGRVGTICVHSDTPDSPAIVRHVRSVLEQAGWTIGKAAAAAAATDLRP
- a CDS encoding IS110 family transposase, with product MQHAVVGIDIAKDTHAAQMTDFRGRSLTPRHLSFPNTLEGFEKLLRWVKEVQSKHRLTSLLIGLEPTGHYWFNLANWLLQQGIEVVLVNPVTTHRNKENRDNSPSKNDPKDALVIADVVSRGYYTDYVTQAAAFERLKTLMSDREYWVKQLTSLGNRIVRWIDLYFPEFRQVFPDWTVLRSLASLRACPLPCDLKRLSVDEVIDHWREQGMKRASGVSGRAKAAALLAAAKRSIGDTRATEEARQDSCRLLQTYEYVSAMLGEMDEAIQSVLTEIPLAEQLRSICGLGNMTLAAVLASAGDLRLYAHGKQLLRRAGLNLAECTSGKFKGQIKLSKRGDSMLRKHLYWGMLGLVRQNPDFKRWHANNQARGMKKQASLFKLIGKLARILIGMVQREETYRSPLPAPAAA
- a CDS encoding amidase — its product is MGTNAVTYTEITIAEVQQSMLAGELTAAELVSWYLERIGSLDKEGPSINAIVNVNPRALEEAEALDRYLKANGQLKGKLHGVPVLVKDQAETAGIPTTFGSKAFHNYIPEQDATLITRLREAGAVILAKTSMCDFAAGWFSFSSETEHTRNPYAGERETGGSSAGTSAGIAANFGLVGIGEDTGGSIRLPSSFNNLFGLRVTTGLVSRAGFSPLVHFQDTPGPIGRTVRDTARLLDVIAGYDPNDSFTAAAVQSEEIGHYEDMLESADLTGKRIGILREAFGPDSDPDCEPVNRQVSEAIERLRSLGAEIVEDVTIPDLQEYLAETSLYAMQSKFDIDNFLSKRPDAPLHSFMEVYESNGFHELNDLFHDIAAGPDDPAESPDYYRQRLAQEEFRRAILGVFAKHSLDTIIYPAVRVLPPTREALAAGKWTCLTFPTNTVIASQSILPSLSVPAGLTEDGIPVGLEMLGLPFKEGKLLQLGYAYEQAVQPRQAPVLADRLLSK
- a CDS encoding sugar phosphate nucleotidyltransferase; this translates as MKGVILAGGTGTRLYPLTRLMNKHLLPVGKYPMVCYGIDRLRRGGITDILLVISKQSAGQYTDFLGSGAEFGVSLTYKIQEAAGGIAEALELAEGFIPPGERFVVLLGDNLFMDDLTPYVDSYLQQPQGTAKVLLKPVEDARRYGVPVFDSEDSSLIAYIEEKPEQPKTDYCVTGIYMYDEAVFDIIRRVSPSQRGELEITDVNNIYAADRKLTYDVLQEWWSDAGTFQSLFEAGEKLKDTLP
- a CDS encoding glycosyltransferase; this translates as MTAAATQSVSLPQRKRGGSASSTPRRNGLKVPAGRSSVSRAVQRKNPNKTAAPDSGKSGVRRKHRAGRPAARPLPAKSSSGSNPVRFGPGLRGTLSVIISARNEASTLPALLKQVELLNPAEIIVVLNGCTDNSFQCARMCSRAIIMHCPQSAGHDVGRAMGAKVSRGDILLFLDGDMAIPAGKLAAFAAAVDKGVDVALNDLDNLLPPFGASDDVSRYKMYLNMVLGRSDLGASSMTAVPHALSRQALSAIGCRELMVPPKAQAISILKGLRVEKAASVNVIKHNRLRKENTGAGNAVAQLIAGDHAEALGAYFAEREISGFVTGEQLLRQRAQMADWRNGL
- a CDS encoding restriction endonuclease subunit S, which produces MSREKAYLQMLESTATIQWNIAMILEAKAVEAEKVKQWTQHHIHARAFDSHEDQLKQTISIHEVIVEMVEGLTKLENGLYSNLKAVLGSGEDGGGDGFGDMSGEGFSFGDDDK